GACGTGAGCCGGGAGCGCGAGGAGTTCGACCGGCTGCGCGAGTACACCCGCGGCGACGCGGTCCGCGACGTCCACTGGGCGACGACCGCCAAGCGCGACGAGATCGTCGTCAAGGAGTTCGCGGCCGAGACCGCGAGGAACCGGGCGTCGATCGCCGGCGGGACGGACGTCAGCGGCGGCGACGAGGTCGCGGGGTTCGGAACCGGCGACGGCGAGGCCGGCGACCGTTCCCCGGACGCCGCGGCGGCCGACGAGCTCGCGCGGGCGACCGTCAGCCTCGCGCTGGCGCTGCTCGACGACGGCGTTCCGGTCGACGTGCGGCTGCCCGCCGGCGGCGTCTCGGCGTCGCCCGGGGGTCGCGGCCGGCGCGAGGTGCTCGAACTCGCCGCGCGGACCGGTCCGGGGGCGGTGGCCGGCGACGACGCCGACGTGACGATCGTCGCCGGCGCGAGCGACGCTCGGTTCCGGACCGGCGACCGCTCGGTCGAGTTCGCTACCCTGCGCCGCGAGGCGACAGAGGACGGCGCCGCGCGCGGCGGCTCCGACTCGGACCCGCCCGACGAGGCGACGGACCGCCGGGAGGTGACGCCGTCGTGAGCCCCGACTCGTCGGTCGGGACGGGTCGCCCCCCGAGCGAACCGGGCGGAAGCGGCCGGCGGGCGACCGACCCGGCGGTCGTCGGCGTCGCGGTCGCGGCCGCGGCGTACCTCGCCGTGTTCCTCCGGGTGACGAACGTCGTCGGCGGGACGGGCCGGACCGCCGCCGTCCTCGCGGTCGCGGGGGTCGGCGGGGTCGCGCTGGCGCGGGTCGTCCGCGAGCGGACCGCGCTGTGGCTCGCCGGCGCGGTCCTCGTCGCCGGGCTGTCAGGCTATCTGCTCGCGGTCCCCGAGAGCCAGCGCGCGCTGTTCACGGTCCGGAGCGTCGCCTTAGACGTCCTCGCGCTGTCGACCGGGCTCTCCGTGCTGCGGCTGGCGCTCGCGGACGTGTGGGTGCTCGCAGTGGCGCCGGTGCCGACGTTCCTCGTCGGCTACTTCGCCGGGCGCGGGCGACACGTCGCGGCCGCGAGCGTCGCCGGCGGGACCCTCGGCTTCCTCGTGCTCACCGGCGACGCGAACACCGGCGCGGCGGTCGCGGGCGTCGTCGGGCTGGCGCTCGCCGTCGGCCTCTCGACGCTGTCGACGCCGGGGCGCCGCCGCGGGCACGCCGGCACGTTCGCGGTGGTGGTCGCGGCGATGGTTGTCGCGAGCGCGACCGTCACCGTGATCCCGGCGGGCGCGGCGGCGCCGCTGGGGCTGGACCGCGGGACGGCGACGCTGGAGTCGAGCCTGAGCGGCGACGACGAGCTGGAGGTGATCGGCTCCACGCGGCTCTCCCCGGAGGTGCGGTACACGATCGAGAGCCCGGTCGAGCGGAACTGGCACACGGGCGCCTACGACACCTACACCGGTGACGGCTGGGTCAGGACCGGGGAGCGGTCGGCGCTCGGCGGCTCGCTTTCCGGCCCCCCCGGGTCGAGCGAGTCCGTCTCGGTCTCGGTCACCGCGGAGACGGAGTCGACCGCGCTGCCGGCGCCGTGGAAGCCGACGACCGCGTCCGCGCCGGACGACGGGGGGGTCGAGCTGGACGAGCGCGGCAGCCTCCGGCTCGCGGAGCCGCTCGAACCGGGCGAGGAGGCGACCGTGGAGAGCCGCGTGCTCGACGCGGACCCGGCCGAACTCCGGAACGCGAGCACCGACTACCCGACGGCCATCGAGGACCGGTACACGCAGCTCCCGGAGAGCACGCCCGACCGGATCGGCGAGCGGACCGAGGAGATAACGGCGGCGGCGGACGCCGACTCGCCGTACGAGCGGGCGGCCGCGGTCGAGGCGTACCTGCGCTCGGAGTACGAGTACTCGCTGACCGTCGAGCGGCCCGAGGGCGACATCGCGGACGCGTTCCTCTTCGAGATGGACGCCGGCTACTGCGTGTACTTCGCGACGACGATGGCGGCGATGCTCCGGTCGCAGGGGATCCCGACCCGCTTCGAGACCGGGTACACCCCGGGACAGCAGGTGGGCGACGACGAGTACGTCGTCCGGGGACAGAACGCCCACGCGTGGGTGTCTGTCTACGTGCCGGACCAGGGGTGGGTGGCGTTCGACCCGACCCCGTCCGACCCCCGCGACGAGGCCCGGGACGCCCGGCTCGCGGAGGCGCGCGCCGACGGGACGGAGGACGTCGACACCGAGTCGTCCACGCCGAACCAGACGCTCGAAGCCGGCCCCAGAACCGGCAGCCCCGACCCCACCGACGGCGACGACGCCCCCGACGCGGGCGGGAACGACTCGACCGATCCGGAGACCGGGAGTTCGAACGAGACGAACGGGTCGACGGACGACTCGTCGGTCGATATCTCGCGCCTCGAAGGCGCGGAGGCGGAGGGCGTCGGACCGAGCGCCGAGTCGGGCGATCCCGGCGACGGCGACGGCGGCGGTGGGCTCCTCCCGACTCCGAGCGCCGAGACCGCGGTGTACTGGCTGCTCGTCGTCGCGCTCGGGGTCGCGGGCGCCCGGCGGTCCGGACTGACCGACCGCGCGAGCCGGCGGATCGGACCGGTGCTCCCGCGTCGGCGGCGCGACCCGGCCGCGGACGCCGAGCGGGCGTTCGCGGACCTCGAACGGCTGCTCGCCGGGCGGTACCGCGAGCGGCGACCGGGCGAGACGCCGCGGCGCTACGTCGACGCGCTCCGGACGCTCGGCGCGGACGAGCGGGTCGAGACCGTCGCGGCCGCCTACGAGCGCGCCGCGTACGCCGGGACGATAACCCGCGACGAGGCCGACGAGGCCCGGC
The sequence above is a segment of the Halorubrum sp. 2020YC2 genome. Coding sequences within it:
- a CDS encoding DUF58 domain-containing protein, translated to MTTALTRRGRVAALVGLVAAVSAVVAGGRALDAVVLPVAIALAAGYVQVSRVDVPAVRHVTPPDGFVGETRDVRLEFGSGATGDGGGAGSRSFLADVRPRVDEGLDGPTAPIRASVGTEPVSYPVTYRRRGERTLGPIDLTVTDVFGLFEREMVVDETAAVTVYPPRDPIPARFRRALHAVDAVDVSREREEFDRLREYTRGDAVRDVHWATTAKRDEIVVKEFAAETARNRASIAGGTDVSGGDEVAGFGTGDGEAGDRSPDAAAADELARATVSLALALLDDGVPVDVRLPAGGVSASPGGRGRREVLELAARTGPGAVAGDDADVTIVAGASDARFRTGDRSVEFATLRREATEDGAARGGSDSDPPDEATDRREVTPS
- a CDS encoding transglutaminaseTgpA domain-containing protein; amino-acid sequence: MSPDSSVGTGRPPSEPGGSGRRATDPAVVGVAVAAAAYLAVFLRVTNVVGGTGRTAAVLAVAGVGGVALARVVRERTALWLAGAVLVAGLSGYLLAVPESQRALFTVRSVALDVLALSTGLSVLRLALADVWVLAVAPVPTFLVGYFAGRGRHVAAASVAGGTLGFLVLTGDANTGAAVAGVVGLALAVGLSTLSTPGRRRGHAGTFAVVVAAMVVASATVTVIPAGAAAPLGLDRGTATLESSLSGDDELEVIGSTRLSPEVRYTIESPVERNWHTGAYDTYTGDGWVRTGERSALGGSLSGPPGSSESVSVSVTAETESTALPAPWKPTTASAPDDGGVELDERGSLRLAEPLEPGEEATVESRVLDADPAELRNASTDYPTAIEDRYTQLPESTPDRIGERTEEITAAADADSPYERAAAVEAYLRSEYEYSLTVERPEGDIADAFLFEMDAGYCVYFATTMAAMLRSQGIPTRFETGYTPGQQVGDDEYVVRGQNAHAWVSVYVPDQGWVAFDPTPSDPRDEARDARLAEARADGTEDVDTESSTPNQTLEAGPRTGSPDPTDGDDAPDAGGNDSTDPETGSSNETNGSTDDSSVDISRLEGAEAEGVGPSAESGDPGDGDGGGGLLPTPSAETAVYWLLVVALGVAGARRSGLTDRASRRIGPVLPRRRRDPAADAERAFADLERLLAGRYRERRPGETPRRYVDALRTLGADERVETVAAAYERAAYAGTITRDEADEARRAVRRLALERAPLVGRFVR